The proteins below come from a single Oryzias latipes chromosome 14, ASM223467v1 genomic window:
- the LOC110016382 gene encoding SH3 domain-containing kinase-binding protein 1: MMEEKRQEKHYQDINSSSHQESSQGTSLNSSALKAAEPASVATQSFSSLLPKALSSVLHSALPPSQNSASQNCRNPNGHSPNLERLQTELRDLRDQFEQMKSQHNKEIKLLMNELDEEKRIRLTLQMEIQRIKKHMSK, translated from the exons atgatggaggaaaaaaggCAGGAGAAACATTATCAAGATATAAACTCTTCATCTCACCAAGAAAGCTCTCAAGGAACAAGTCTGAACAGCTCTGCACTGAAG gctgcagaACCTGCGAGCGTGGCCACGCAGTCTTTCTCTTCTCTGCTGCCAAAGGCTCTCTCTTCTGTGCTCCATTCAGCACTTCCACCGAGTCAGAACTCAGCTTCCCAGAACTGTAGAAACCCTAATGGCCACTCACCGAACCTGGAACGGTTACAGACAGAGCTGAGAGACCTGCGAGACCAGTTCGAACAGATGAAGAGCCAGCACAA CAAAGAAATTAAACTGTTAATGAATGAACTTGATGAGGAGAAGAGGATTCGCCTAACTTTGCAG atgGAAATTCAGCGTATCAAGAAGCACATGTCCAAATAA